CAAAAATTACTGCTGAGTAAGCATAAATAAGTAGGTAAAAGTTAATGTCCGATCTGAATGATTCATTATTGTCAAGAATTACGTTCGATCGCCAGATCTTTGCTGGCAAGCCAATTATTCGAGGGATGAGAATTTCCGTTGCCATGATTTTAGAATTGTTGGCCAAAGGAGCATCAATGCCAGAGATTTTAGAGGATTATCCTGACCTGGAAATCGCTGATATTTATGCCGCTCTGTTCTATGCCTATCGTCTCATCGATAGTGAAGAAATAATTGAGCGATCGATTGCATCATAAAATCATGAATTTTTTGCTCGATGTCAATGCAAGTGGTTCGTTTGTTTCTAAGTGCCTACAGTGAAGATATCTAGGCGATCGCAAAAACAAAGTATTGTGATCTTTTGTAACATTTAAGGCTTGTTCGTTAAATCACTATGATACAGTAGTAACTGAGGAATACACTACAGTCCGAGTTACAATTATGGAAGAATTTGGATTAACCCTACCCCAAACCCAACTGATGTATAGCCTAGAGTACAATTTGGTACTCACGGACATTAAACTAGAGGAGAACAAAGACAAAAAGCGGTTAAAAATTACTTGGTTGGAAAAATGGCGAGATTCGATGAATCTGATCTTGCAAAATC
Above is a window of Roseofilum capinflatum BLCC-M114 DNA encoding:
- a CDS encoding DUF433 domain-containing protein; translation: MSDLNDSLLSRITFDRQIFAGKPIIRGMRISVAMILELLAKGASMPEILEDYPDLEIADIYAALFYAYRLIDSEEIIERSIAS